Proteins encoded together in one Coffea arabica cultivar ET-39 chromosome 2c, Coffea Arabica ET-39 HiFi, whole genome shotgun sequence window:
- the LOC113726886 gene encoding uncharacterized protein isoform X2 — protein MVMDDRGGGSFVAVRRISQGLERGSNNTCHSAEVVAGSAAWLGRGLSCVCAQRRESDARPSFDLTPAQEECLQRLQNRIDVPYDSSNVEHQEALRALWYAAFPGEQLHGLISEQWKEMGWQGKDPSTDFRGGGFISLENLLYFARNFPKSFQDLLRKQEGDRAMWEYPFAVAGVNITFMLIQMLDLEAGATFLKFLAENESAFDLLYCITFKLMDNQWLAMHASYMDFNTVMKATRRQLENELLQEDITRLEDLPSYRLLSR, from the exons ATGGTGATGGATGATAGAGGAGGGGGATCGTTTGTAGCTGTGAGGAGGATTTCTCAAGGCCTTGAGCGAGGCAGCAACAACACTTGCCATTCTG CGGAGGTTGTCGCAGGATCTGCAGCGTGGCTTGGAAGAGGTCTTTCTTGTGTTTGTGCTCAGAGAAGAGAAAGTGATGCTCGCCCATCATTTGATCTGACACCTGCTCAG GAGGAATGCTTGCAAAGGCTGCAGAACCGTATAGATGTTCCATATGACAGCTCAAATGTTGAGCATCAG GAAGCTTTACGTGCTTTGTGGTATGCTGCCTTTCCAGGGGAACAACTGCATGGTTTAATATCTGAACAGTGGAAGGAAATGGGTTGGCAAGGAAAAGATCCATCCACAGACTTTAG AGGTGGTGGATTCATATCCCTAGAGAACTTGTTGTACTTCGCCAGGAACTTCCCT AAATCCTTCCAGGATCTTCTTCGCAAGCAAGAAGGTGACCGGGCTATGTGGGAGTACCCATTTGCTGTTGCTGGAGTGAACATCACATTCATGCTGATTCAGATGTTGGATCTTGAAGCAG GAGCAACCTTCTTGAAGTTTCTTGCAG AGAATGAATCAGCATTTGACCTCCTATATTGCATCACATTCAAGCTGATGGACAATCAATGGCTTGCCATGCATGCATCTTACATGGACTTCAAT ACTGTGATGAAAGCCACTCGTCGCCAGCTTGAAAATGAGCTTTTGCAGGAAGACATAACTCGTCTTGAAGACTTACCCTCGTACAGACTTCTTAGTCGTTAG
- the LOC113726886 gene encoding uncharacterized protein isoform X4 yields the protein MVMDDRGGGSFVAVRRISQGLERGSNNTCHSAEVVAGSAAWLGRGLSCVCAQRRESDARPSFDLTPAQEECLQRLQNRIDVPYDSSNVEHQEALRALWYAAFPGEQLHGLISEQWKEMGWQGKDPSTDFRGGGFISLENLLYFARNFPKSFQDLLRKQEGDRAMWEYPFAVAGVNITFMLIQMLDLEAVKPRNFVGATFLKFLAENESAFDLLYCITFKLMDNQWLAMHASYMDFNVCICKRE from the exons ATGGTGATGGATGATAGAGGAGGGGGATCGTTTGTAGCTGTGAGGAGGATTTCTCAAGGCCTTGAGCGAGGCAGCAACAACACTTGCCATTCTG CGGAGGTTGTCGCAGGATCTGCAGCGTGGCTTGGAAGAGGTCTTTCTTGTGTTTGTGCTCAGAGAAGAGAAAGTGATGCTCGCCCATCATTTGATCTGACACCTGCTCAG GAGGAATGCTTGCAAAGGCTGCAGAACCGTATAGATGTTCCATATGACAGCTCAAATGTTGAGCATCAG GAAGCTTTACGTGCTTTGTGGTATGCTGCCTTTCCAGGGGAACAACTGCATGGTTTAATATCTGAACAGTGGAAGGAAATGGGTTGGCAAGGAAAAGATCCATCCACAGACTTTAG AGGTGGTGGATTCATATCCCTAGAGAACTTGTTGTACTTCGCCAGGAACTTCCCT AAATCCTTCCAGGATCTTCTTCGCAAGCAAGAAGGTGACCGGGCTATGTGGGAGTACCCATTTGCTGTTGCTGGAGTGAACATCACATTCATGCTGATTCAGATGTTGGATCTTGAAGCAG TGAAACCACGAAATTTTGTAGGAGCAACCTTCTTGAAGTTTCTTGCAG AGAATGAATCAGCATTTGACCTCCTATATTGCATCACATTCAAGCTGATGGACAATCAATGGCTTGCCATGCATGCATCTTACATGGACTTCAATGTATGTATCTGCAAACGTGAATAG
- the LOC113726886 gene encoding uncharacterized protein isoform X1 — MVMDDRGGGSFVAVRRISQGLERGSNNTCHSAEVVAGSAAWLGRGLSCVCAQRRESDARPSFDLTPAQEECLQRLQNRIDVPYDSSNVEHQEALRALWYAAFPGEQLHGLISEQWKEMGWQGKDPSTDFRGGGFISLENLLYFARNFPKSFQDLLRKQEGDRAMWEYPFAVAGVNITFMLIQMLDLEAVKPRNFVGATFLKFLAENESAFDLLYCITFKLMDNQWLAMHASYMDFNTVMKATRRQLENELLQEDITRLEDLPSYRLLSR, encoded by the exons ATGGTGATGGATGATAGAGGAGGGGGATCGTTTGTAGCTGTGAGGAGGATTTCTCAAGGCCTTGAGCGAGGCAGCAACAACACTTGCCATTCTG CGGAGGTTGTCGCAGGATCTGCAGCGTGGCTTGGAAGAGGTCTTTCTTGTGTTTGTGCTCAGAGAAGAGAAAGTGATGCTCGCCCATCATTTGATCTGACACCTGCTCAG GAGGAATGCTTGCAAAGGCTGCAGAACCGTATAGATGTTCCATATGACAGCTCAAATGTTGAGCATCAG GAAGCTTTACGTGCTTTGTGGTATGCTGCCTTTCCAGGGGAACAACTGCATGGTTTAATATCTGAACAGTGGAAGGAAATGGGTTGGCAAGGAAAAGATCCATCCACAGACTTTAG AGGTGGTGGATTCATATCCCTAGAGAACTTGTTGTACTTCGCCAGGAACTTCCCT AAATCCTTCCAGGATCTTCTTCGCAAGCAAGAAGGTGACCGGGCTATGTGGGAGTACCCATTTGCTGTTGCTGGAGTGAACATCACATTCATGCTGATTCAGATGTTGGATCTTGAAGCAG TGAAACCACGAAATTTTGTAGGAGCAACCTTCTTGAAGTTTCTTGCAG AGAATGAATCAGCATTTGACCTCCTATATTGCATCACATTCAAGCTGATGGACAATCAATGGCTTGCCATGCATGCATCTTACATGGACTTCAAT ACTGTGATGAAAGCCACTCGTCGCCAGCTTGAAAATGAGCTTTTGCAGGAAGACATAACTCGTCTTGAAGACTTACCCTCGTACAGACTTCTTAGTCGTTAG
- the LOC113726886 gene encoding uncharacterized protein isoform X3: MPTCIDTCAEVVAGSAAWLGRGLSCVCAQRRESDARPSFDLTPAQEECLQRLQNRIDVPYDSSNVEHQEALRALWYAAFPGEQLHGLISEQWKEMGWQGKDPSTDFRGGGFISLENLLYFARNFPKSFQDLLRKQEGDRAMWEYPFAVAGVNITFMLIQMLDLEAVKPRNFVGATFLKFLAENESAFDLLYCITFKLMDNQWLAMHASYMDFNTVMKATRRQLENELLQEDITRLEDLPSYRLLSR; this comes from the exons ATGCCTACTTGCATTGACACTTGTG CGGAGGTTGTCGCAGGATCTGCAGCGTGGCTTGGAAGAGGTCTTTCTTGTGTTTGTGCTCAGAGAAGAGAAAGTGATGCTCGCCCATCATTTGATCTGACACCTGCTCAG GAGGAATGCTTGCAAAGGCTGCAGAACCGTATAGATGTTCCATATGACAGCTCAAATGTTGAGCATCAG GAAGCTTTACGTGCTTTGTGGTATGCTGCCTTTCCAGGGGAACAACTGCATGGTTTAATATCTGAACAGTGGAAGGAAATGGGTTGGCAAGGAAAAGATCCATCCACAGACTTTAG AGGTGGTGGATTCATATCCCTAGAGAACTTGTTGTACTTCGCCAGGAACTTCCCT AAATCCTTCCAGGATCTTCTTCGCAAGCAAGAAGGTGACCGGGCTATGTGGGAGTACCCATTTGCTGTTGCTGGAGTGAACATCACATTCATGCTGATTCAGATGTTGGATCTTGAAGCAG TGAAACCACGAAATTTTGTAGGAGCAACCTTCTTGAAGTTTCTTGCAG AGAATGAATCAGCATTTGACCTCCTATATTGCATCACATTCAAGCTGATGGACAATCAATGGCTTGCCATGCATGCATCTTACATGGACTTCAAT ACTGTGATGAAAGCCACTCGTCGCCAGCTTGAAAATGAGCTTTTGCAGGAAGACATAACTCGTCTTGAAGACTTACCCTCGTACAGACTTCTTAGTCGTTAG